Proteins from a genomic interval of Deltaproteobacteria bacterium:
- a CDS encoding solute-binding protein, with amino-acid sequence MRLLQWFLVLSFLFPPGVSAAVRIRCASTTSTQNSGLLDYLLPLFERESGIHVDVVAVGTGAALEIGKRGDADVVLVHAKDLELKALKAGFFVKRRDVMYNDFVILGPPADPAGIRGAATVPKAFRLIAAKGAPFVSRGDRSGTHHRELFLWKKAGISPKGRPWYMEVGQGMAKTLRIASEKQAYTLSDRGTWLAVSDRDRLALSILYEGSPLLRNQYGVMAVNPAKHPHVKYPEAMKLIRWLTSPAGQKAIAAFKGPGGQQLFFPDAR; translated from the coding sequence ATGCGTCTTCTGCAGTGGTTCCTGGTCCTTTCGTTCCTCTTCCCGCCCGGCGTTTCCGCGGCCGTGCGGATCCGTTGTGCCTCGACGACAAGCACACAGAACTCGGGGCTTCTTGATTACCTGCTGCCGCTTTTCGAAAGGGAGAGCGGTATCCATGTCGATGTCGTGGCCGTCGGAACCGGGGCCGCCCTGGAGATCGGGAAAAGGGGGGATGCCGATGTGGTTCTCGTCCACGCGAAAGACCTGGAACTCAAGGCGCTGAAAGCGGGGTTCTTCGTCAAGCGCAGGGACGTTATGTACAACGATTTCGTGATCCTGGGACCTCCTGCCGACCCGGCCGGTATCCGTGGGGCGGCCACGGTTCCGAAGGCCTTTCGACTGATCGCTGCGAAGGGGGCTCCCTTTGTGTCGAGGGGGGACCGGTCGGGGACCCATCACCGGGAACTCTTCCTGTGGAAGAAAGCCGGGATCAGCCCGAAGGGGAGGCCCTGGTATATGGAGGTGGGGCAGGGGATGGCGAAGACGCTCCGGATCGCCTCGGAGAAGCAGGCTTACACATTGAGTGACCGGGGGACATGGCTTGCCGTGTCCGACCGTGACCGGCTTGCCCTTTCGATCCTTTACGAAGGGAGCCCTCTTCTCCGCAACCAGTATGGCGTCATGGCGGTCAACCCTGCAAAACATCCCCATGTGAAATATCCGGAGGCCATGAAGCTGATCCGTTGGCTGACCTCCCCGGCGGGACAGAAGGCGATCGCCGCCTTCAAGGGGCCGGGTGGGCAGCAGCTCTTCTTCCCCGATGCCCGCTGA